In the Larus michahellis chromosome 6, bLarMic1.1, whole genome shotgun sequence genome, one interval contains:
- the CRYGS gene encoding gamma-crystallin S isoform X1, which yields MCWGTRNLPAFLPLLVFQVTFYEDKNFLGRCYECNSDCPDFHNYLSRCNSIRVDGGTWVAYERPNFSGNMYVLTHGEYPDYHHWMGLNDRLGSCKAVQIPSGGRGHIQVFEKGDFGGQMFEATEDCPSVMDEWHMREVHACRVLEGTWVFYEHPNYRGRQYLLPKGEYRKPVEWGAASPAVQSFRSISQ from the exons ATGTGCTGGGGGACAAGGAAcctccctgctttccttcctctgcttgtGTTTCAGGTCACCTTCTATGAAGACAAGAATTTCCTAGGCCGTTGCTACGAATGCAACAGCGACTGCCCCGATTTTCACAACTACCTGAGCCGCTGCAACTCCATTCGTGTGGATGGAGGCACCTGGGTGGCCTACGAGAGGCCCAACTTTTCTGGGAACATGTACGTTCTGACGCATGGCGAGTATCCCGACTACCACCACTGGATGGGCCTCAATGACCGCCTAGGCTCCTGCAAAGCCGTCCAGATA ccaagTGGAGGCCGGGGCCACATCCAGGTATTTGAGAAAGGAGATTTCGGCGGGCAGATGTTCGAAGCCACCGAAGACTGCCCTTCCGTCATGGATGAGTGGCACATGCGCGAGGTCCATGCCTGCAGAGTGCTGGAGGGCACCTGGGTTTTCTACGAGCATCCCAACTACCGAGGCAGGCAGTACCTGCTGCCCAAGGGGGAGTACCGCAAACCCGTGGAGTGGGGAGCGGCCAGCCCCGCCGTCCAGTCCTTCCGCAGCATCTCCCAGTGA
- the CRYGS gene encoding gamma-crystallin S isoform X2 — MSRAGTKVTFYEDKNFLGRCYECNSDCPDFHNYLSRCNSIRVDGGTWVAYERPNFSGNMYVLTHGEYPDYHHWMGLNDRLGSCKAVQIPSGGRGHIQVFEKGDFGGQMFEATEDCPSVMDEWHMREVHACRVLEGTWVFYEHPNYRGRQYLLPKGEYRKPVEWGAASPAVQSFRSISQ; from the exons ATGTCCAGAGCTGGAACCAAG GTCACCTTCTATGAAGACAAGAATTTCCTAGGCCGTTGCTACGAATGCAACAGCGACTGCCCCGATTTTCACAACTACCTGAGCCGCTGCAACTCCATTCGTGTGGATGGAGGCACCTGGGTGGCCTACGAGAGGCCCAACTTTTCTGGGAACATGTACGTTCTGACGCATGGCGAGTATCCCGACTACCACCACTGGATGGGCCTCAATGACCGCCTAGGCTCCTGCAAAGCCGTCCAGATA ccaagTGGAGGCCGGGGCCACATCCAGGTATTTGAGAAAGGAGATTTCGGCGGGCAGATGTTCGAAGCCACCGAAGACTGCCCTTCCGTCATGGATGAGTGGCACATGCGCGAGGTCCATGCCTGCAGAGTGCTGGAGGGCACCTGGGTTTTCTACGAGCATCCCAACTACCGAGGCAGGCAGTACCTGCTGCCCAAGGGGGAGTACCGCAAACCCGTGGAGTGGGGAGCGGCCAGCCCCGCCGTCCAGTCCTTCCGCAGCATCTCCCAGTGA
- the TBCCD1 gene encoding TBCC domain-containing protein 1, translated as MEAPVRLWVKTEPFLVGALPAPPPARLGPHYLRKMAAYARARAAEGCFPRLSWPRWRHIACGKLQLGRGLAWLYFELFHSLFRPDPPRSLEWAEAEAACAGPDELEQERSKLSVDTLQFLLFLYVQQVNKVSLRRSLIGEEWPSPRTKSPSLTGKSASENKNWSDQDHCAFVQSHLSDMLELLLEPEQLTASSHSTHSSLVSYEAVRALSFLIEGGVSKSRMVHPLHELAIWQPCHGQNGYSKVSRAFSFPKLESWLRSCLTTNPFGMTACLKSGKKLAWAQQVEGTTRRAKIACNTRVVPEVFPMVIMSQVYKQTLAKSSDTLVGAHVRIHRCNESFIYLLSPLRSVTIEKCRNSTFVLGPVQASVHVHSCDNVKVIVVCHRLCLSSTSSCTFYILTPTQPLILLGNEAVSFAPFHTHYPMLEDHMAQVGLATLPNYWDSPMLVCKESGDTSVFRLLPPSDFYTFVIPFEMEGDTTETPGGLPHAYQKALSQREQKVQIWQKTVKEAGLTKDQRKQFQMLVENKFYEWLVQTGNRQQLDSLVPPAVGSKQAAG; from the exons ATGGAGGCCCCGGTGCGGCTGTGGGTGAAGACGGAGCCGTTCCTGGTGGgggccctccccgccccgccgcccgcccgcctcggTCCCCACTACCTGCGGAAGATGGCGGCCTACGCCCGGGCTCGGGCGGCCGAGGGCTGCTTTCCGCGGCTGTCGTGGCCCCGCTGGCGGCACATCGCCTGCGGGAAGCTGCAGCTGGGCCGCGGCCTGGCCTGGCTCTACTTTGAGCTCTTCCACAGCCTCTTCCGGCCGGACCCGCCGCGCAGCCTTGAGTGGGCCGAGGCCGAAGCGGCCTGCGCCGGCCCCGACGAGCTGGAGCAGGAGCGGAGCAAG CTGTCAGTAGACACTCTGCAGTTCCTGCTCTTCCTGTACGTCCAGCAAGTGAACAAGGTCTCTCTGCGAAGGTCTCTGATTGGGGAGGAATGGCCCAGCCCCAGGACCAAGTCTCCCAGCCTGACTGGAAAATCCGCCAGCGAGAATAAG AACTGGAGCGATCAGGACCACTGTGCCTTCGTGCAGAGCCACCTCTCGGATATGCTGGAACTGCTGCTGGAGCCGGAGCAGCTCACTGCCTCCTCCCATTCCACCCACAGTAGCTTGGTGTCCTATGAAGCTGTCCGTGCCCTCAGCTTTCTTATTGAAGGGGGTGTGAGCAAATCCAGGATGGTCCATCCTCTGCACGAGCTTGCCATCTGGCAGCCCTGTCACGGGCAGAACGGCTACTCAAAGGTCTccagagccttttctttcccGAAGCTGGAGAGCTGGCTGCGGTCTTGCCTGACGACAAACCCTTTTGGAATGACTGCCTGCCTCAAGTCCGGGAAGAAACTCGCGTGGGCGCAGCAAG ttgaaGGAACAACCAGGAGAGCAAAGATTGCCTGCAATACTCGTGTGGTGCCTGAGGTGTTCCCCATGGTGATAATGAGCCAGGTGTACAAGCAGACGCTGGCCAAGAGCTCAGACACCCTGGTGGGGGCTCACGTAAGAATTCATCGCTGCAACGAGTCCTTCATTtatctcctctctcctctccg ATCCGTGACCATTGAGAAGTGCCGGAATAGCACTTTTGTCCTTGGCCCTGTGCAGGCATCTGTTCATGTCCACAGCTGTGACAATGTCAAGGTCATTGTGGTTTGCCATCGTTTGTGCCTTTCTTCCACTTCCAGCTGTACTTTTTACATTCTCACGCCTACCCAGCCTCTCATCCTCTTGGGGAACGAAGCAGTCAGCTTTGCCCCTTTCCACACCCATTACCCCATGCTTGAAGACCACATGGCTCAGGTGGGCTTGGCCACTCTGCCAAACTACTGGGACAGCCCCATGCTGGTGTGCAAGGAGAGCGGCGATACGAGTGTCTTCCGCCTCCTGCCGCCCTCGGACTTCTACACCTTTGTGATCCCTTTTGAGATGGAAGGAGACACCACGGAGACTCCGGGGGGGCTTCCCCATGCGTATCAGAAGGCGCTGAGTCAGCGAGAGCAGAAGGTACAGATCTGGCAGAAAACTGTGAAGGAGGCAGGCCTGACCAA GGATCAGCGGAAACAATTCCAGATGTTGGTAGAAAACAAATTCTACGAATGGCTGGTTCAGACAGGGAACCGTCAGCAGCTGGATAGCCTTGTTCCTCCTGCGGTAGGCTCCAAGCAGGCAGCAGGATAG